In a genomic window of Cerasicoccus sp. TK19100:
- a CDS encoding phytoene desaturase family protein, protein MADPVIVVGGGLGGLSAAIHLAHAGRRVILLEKNERLGGKCNLREWKGFQFDTGPSLLTMPFVIDELFAKVGKRREDYLEFTRVTPACRYFFANGRTFDAPGSLESFRDAVAQDFPTDVDGFDRFMKYCRDLWEVSGPLFLFNRLEPSLALQIRPKHALAGLAAMRPWTLRQAVEHYFNAPELRQLFSRYATYNGSDPWRTPATFNVISYVEMAFGSWHIQGGIYQLVQALAKLAGELGVELRTNAPVDTVLFNDGRANGVRLADGETLAASRVVINADGVGALTGNLFREHPNSPKWRAQWEPREASSSGGVQLLAIDGECEALACHNIFFNEDYRQEFTDLFDAPQPLRDPTIYIAAPCKIDPSQAPAGKEAWFVLVNAPDTQRSPDWPEDYDAQVRATLAGRLPWFREERVLWRESLPPTFLRDEYGAWRGAIYGPASNDRRSAFLRLGIRGPAKGLYFAGGSAHPGGGMPLVLTSGRLAAELAAR, encoded by the coding sequence ATGGCCGATCCGGTAATCGTGGTCGGTGGTGGCTTGGGCGGCCTGAGCGCCGCGATCCACCTGGCGCACGCGGGCAGGCGCGTCATCCTGTTGGAGAAAAACGAGCGCCTCGGGGGCAAGTGCAACTTGCGCGAATGGAAGGGCTTTCAGTTCGACACCGGGCCCTCGCTGCTCACGATGCCCTTCGTCATCGACGAGCTGTTTGCCAAGGTCGGCAAGCGCCGTGAGGACTACCTGGAGTTTACCCGGGTAACACCGGCCTGTCGGTACTTCTTTGCCAATGGGCGGACCTTCGACGCGCCGGGCTCCCTGGAAAGCTTTCGCGATGCGGTGGCGCAGGATTTCCCGACCGACGTGGACGGCTTTGACCGCTTCATGAAGTATTGCCGCGACCTGTGGGAGGTCAGCGGGCCGCTGTTTCTTTTCAACCGGCTGGAGCCGTCTCTGGCTTTGCAAATCCGGCCCAAACACGCCTTGGCGGGCCTGGCGGCGATGCGGCCTTGGACGCTGCGACAGGCGGTGGAGCACTACTTTAACGCGCCAGAGCTCAGGCAGCTGTTTTCCCGCTACGCGACCTACAACGGATCGGACCCTTGGCGCACGCCAGCGACGTTTAACGTGATCAGCTACGTGGAGATGGCCTTTGGCTCGTGGCACATTCAGGGGGGCATTTACCAACTGGTGCAGGCGCTGGCCAAGCTCGCTGGCGAGCTCGGCGTGGAGCTGCGAACCAATGCGCCGGTCGACACGGTTTTGTTTAACGACGGTCGCGCCAACGGTGTGCGCCTGGCTGATGGCGAAACCCTGGCCGCCAGCCGGGTCGTGATTAACGCCGACGGGGTGGGGGCGCTGACGGGTAATCTGTTCCGCGAGCATCCGAATTCGCCGAAATGGCGGGCGCAATGGGAGCCGCGTGAGGCCTCCAGCAGCGGGGGCGTGCAACTGCTGGCCATCGATGGCGAATGTGAGGCGCTGGCCTGCCACAATATCTTCTTCAACGAGGATTACCGGCAGGAGTTCACCGATCTCTTTGACGCCCCGCAGCCGCTGCGCGATCCAACGATTTATATCGCCGCGCCGTGCAAGATTGATCCTAGCCAGGCACCTGCGGGGAAGGAGGCGTGGTTTGTCTTGGTCAATGCGCCGGACACCCAGCGCTCGCCCGATTGGCCGGAGGACTACGATGCACAAGTGCGCGCAACGCTTGCCGGGCGCTTACCGTGGTTCCGCGAAGAGCGCGTGCTATGGCGCGAGAGTTTGCCGCCCACATTTTTGCGCGACGAATACGGTGCCTGGCGTGGCGCGATTTACGGGCCAGCGTCGAATGACCGGCGCTCGGCGTTTTTGCGTCTGGGCATCCGTGGCCCGGCGAAGGGCTTATACTTTGCCGGTGGTTCGGCGCATCCAGGAGGTGGCATGCCGCTGGTGCTGACCAGTGGCCGACTCGCCGCGGAACTGGCGGCCCGTTAG